A region of Pleionea litopenaei DNA encodes the following proteins:
- the bioB gene encoding biotin synthase BioB codes for MNIEQYVQQPVIRHDWSLAEVKEIFNLPFNDLIFYAQSVHRRFFNPNEVQTSTLLSIKTGACPEDCAYCPQSGHYNTGLSKEQLMALEEVLSNAKKAKETGATRFCMGAAWRSPRGKDFPVVLEMIKGVKALGLETCVTLGMLDEDQAQQLKDAGLDYYNHNLDTSQEYYDKIITTRSYRDRLDTLQNVRDAGINVCSGGIIGMGEQASDRYGLLMELANMPEHPQSVPINMLVAVAGTPLADVEKLDEIEFVRMIATARIMLPHSYVRLSAGREDMSDETQALCFMAGANSIFYGEKLLTTANPQQNDDVALFERLGIRPEQRSEVEQEPVPSVLPESDQIGGVRFTNAAV; via the coding sequence ATGAACATCGAACAGTATGTACAACAACCTGTGATTCGTCACGATTGGAGCCTCGCTGAGGTTAAAGAGATATTTAACTTACCTTTCAATGACTTAATTTTTTATGCTCAATCGGTTCATCGCCGTTTCTTTAATCCGAACGAAGTGCAAACGTCAACACTGCTCAGTATTAAAACCGGTGCTTGTCCTGAAGACTGCGCCTATTGTCCGCAAAGTGGTCATTACAATACGGGTCTCAGTAAAGAGCAGTTAATGGCTCTTGAAGAAGTTTTGAGTAATGCCAAGAAGGCGAAAGAAACCGGCGCAACACGTTTTTGCATGGGCGCGGCTTGGCGTTCGCCACGTGGTAAAGACTTTCCTGTGGTGCTTGAAATGATCAAAGGCGTGAAAGCGCTTGGTCTCGAAACCTGCGTTACGCTTGGCATGCTCGATGAGGATCAAGCTCAGCAATTAAAAGATGCCGGCTTAGATTATTACAATCACAACCTCGATACGTCGCAGGAATACTACGATAAAATCATTACGACGCGAAGCTATCGAGATCGTCTAGATACCCTACAAAATGTAAGAGACGCTGGTATCAATGTATGCAGTGGCGGCATTATCGGTATGGGTGAACAAGCTTCTGATCGATATGGGCTACTCATGGAGTTGGCGAATATGCCAGAGCACCCGCAAAGTGTGCCGATTAATATGCTTGTTGCGGTTGCTGGAACGCCGCTAGCGGATGTGGAGAAGCTCGATGAAATTGAGTTTGTGCGAATGATCGCTACCGCTAGAATCATGCTCCCGCATTCTTATGTTCGATTATCGGCGGGTCGTGAAGACATGAGTGATGAAACGCAAGCCTTGTGTTTTATGGCTGGTGCAAACTCTATTTTTTATGGCGAAAAATTACTGACAACCGCCAATCCTCAACAAAATGACGATGTCGCCTTGTTTGAGCGTTTGGGCATTCGTCCTGAGCAGCGTAGTGAGGTTGAGCAAGAGCCGGTTCCATCCGTATTACCAGAGAGCGATCAGATCGGTGGTGTTCGCTTCACCAACGCTGCTGTATAG
- a CDS encoding ComF family protein — protein sequence MSLRSYPFMQALLPPSSCALCHQAITSRRWLCTACHSSLPQDRRHCLSCSAPIINRHQQTQESRCGQCLISPPSIDRLISVFEYDYPIDWWITQFKFQQNTRLASWFGFQIFQKIICDSGVNVDCLIPIPLHSKRLKMRGFNQSQLLARNLAKRLNLPYRLTSVKRIKPTQAQSGLSENARRRNLNQAFSIVEAVAPRIALIDDVYTTGSTVNSLAKAFKAAGCRYVEAWVIAQAPRKR from the coding sequence ATGTCGCTGAGAAGTTATCCATTTATGCAGGCGCTGCTGCCGCCAAGCAGTTGTGCGCTATGTCATCAAGCAATAACCAGCCGACGTTGGCTCTGCACGGCTTGCCATTCGTCACTTCCACAAGATAGGAGACACTGCTTATCTTGCTCGGCTCCAATAATAAACCGACATCAACAAACGCAGGAGTCACGGTGTGGGCAATGCCTGATCAGCCCACCTTCGATTGACCGGTTGATAAGCGTGTTTGAATACGACTACCCTATTGATTGGTGGATAACTCAGTTTAAATTTCAACAAAATACTCGACTGGCCTCTTGGTTCGGTTTTCAAATTTTTCAAAAAATCATCTGCGACTCAGGGGTTAATGTCGACTGCTTGATTCCTATTCCCTTGCATTCAAAACGCTTAAAAATGCGCGGATTCAATCAATCTCAATTACTTGCCCGAAATTTGGCGAAACGTTTAAACCTGCCGTATCGCTTAACTTCAGTAAAACGAATTAAACCTACTCAAGCTCAATCAGGTTTATCTGAAAATGCTCGCCGACGTAATCTAAATCAAGCCTTCTCGATCGTCGAGGCGGTCGCCCCGCGCATTGCACTAATCGACGACGTTTATACCACAGGAAGTACCGTCAACTCCTTGGCCAAAGCATTTAAAGCAGCAGGATGCCGCTATGTTGAAGCCTGGGTAATTGCTCAAGCTCCGCGCAAGCGCTAG
- a CDS encoding MATE family efflux transporter, translating into MTQSERYRHIWSIALPIIGGMMSQNILNLVDAAMVGHLGTAQLAAVGLASFINFVAAAAFMGLSAGVQAMVSRRMGEGRKQEAANPLNGALITILVIATPVSIALILSAETLLQWLNSDPEVVAYGSEYLQVRLAAIMFVGMNFCFRGYWSAIKRTGFYLRTLLIVHTLNILLNYVLIFGRWGMPELGVQGAGLGTAIAMMTGTLIYTYLALKHTRDFGFGLHLPKRETLATVIRISIPSSIQQLFFALGFTTLFWIVGQVGTQELAAANVLTNLTLVAILPCIAFGISSATLVGHALGEEKPQDAYRWAWDTVKIAMLVVFVIGLPMIFVPHAILSLFLHQPEALNVAVLPLRLVGLGIMIDAIGLVLMNSLQGAGATKTTLSVSLIMQWLIFLPLAYLAGPVAGWGLTAIWVIQFVYRAIQAAIYAWIWNKRQWTLIKL; encoded by the coding sequence GTGACCCAAAGCGAACGCTACCGACATATTTGGTCCATTGCCCTACCCATCATCGGTGGCATGATGTCGCAGAACATTTTAAATTTAGTTGATGCTGCAATGGTTGGCCACTTGGGGACCGCGCAGCTTGCAGCCGTGGGCCTTGCGAGTTTTATTAATTTTGTCGCTGCGGCTGCATTTATGGGTCTCTCTGCGGGAGTCCAAGCAATGGTTTCGCGCCGCATGGGAGAAGGACGAAAACAGGAGGCCGCCAATCCGCTCAATGGTGCACTAATTACCATCTTAGTGATTGCAACGCCGGTATCGATTGCATTGATACTGAGTGCCGAAACGCTTCTGCAATGGCTAAACTCAGACCCAGAAGTTGTAGCCTATGGCAGTGAATATCTGCAAGTCCGTTTAGCAGCAATCATGTTCGTTGGCATGAACTTCTGTTTTCGCGGTTACTGGAGCGCCATAAAACGCACGGGCTTCTATTTGCGCACGCTACTTATCGTACACACGCTAAACATCCTCTTGAATTATGTGTTGATCTTCGGACGTTGGGGAATGCCTGAGCTGGGAGTGCAAGGCGCAGGGTTAGGGACTGCGATTGCGATGATGACTGGCACGCTCATTTATACGTACCTCGCGCTCAAACATACCCGAGACTTTGGCTTTGGATTGCATTTACCAAAACGTGAAACCTTAGCCACCGTCATTCGAATCTCGATACCGTCTTCAATACAACAGCTGTTCTTTGCACTCGGATTTACCACGTTATTTTGGATCGTCGGTCAGGTCGGAACTCAAGAACTGGCAGCAGCCAACGTCTTAACGAACCTCACCCTCGTTGCCATTCTCCCCTGCATTGCATTTGGAATTTCTTCTGCGACACTTGTTGGCCATGCATTGGGTGAAGAAAAACCACAAGACGCTTATCGTTGGGCTTGGGATACCGTTAAGATTGCCATGTTGGTGGTGTTTGTTATCGGCTTGCCAATGATATTTGTTCCTCACGCCATCCTAAGCTTATTTTTACACCAACCAGAGGCATTAAATGTGGCCGTCTTGCCTCTAAGATTGGTGGGACTCGGCATTATGATTGATGCTATTGGCTTGGTTTTAATGAACTCATTACAAGGTGCCGGCGCCACTAAAACGACCTTGTCTGTGTCACTGATTATGCAATGGCTTATATTTTTGCCCCTCGCTTATCTTGCGGGCCCCGTCGCTGGTTGGGGCCTTACTGCCATTTGGGTGATACAGTTTGTATACCGCGCTATTCAAGCCGCCATATACGCTTGGATTTGGAATAAACGCCAGTGGACGCTTATAAAACTATGA
- a CDS encoding serine/threonine protein kinase, with the protein MTQSANDSATNAAFYQLDPDTLLDALESIGVMAEAALLPLNSYENRVYQCRTEDGEKFVVKFYRPQRWSEQQILEEHQFSLELADDDIPVVAPSLINGTTLHRYHGFRFAIFANRGGRTPNLDDFDTLTWLGRFIARIHTRGSAQPYQHRLSISVDSYCREPYQFLVDQQFIPDSLKVSMDSVCQPLIDLCEQRMSCWSDIEWLRIHGDCHPSNVMWTPDGPHFVDLDDSRMGPAVQDLWMLITGDEETRTQQRNALLDGYEEFREFDDRELHLIEPLRALRMIHYMGWLANRWDDPSFKHNFPWFNTQRYWEDQLLNLKEQLGTLQNEPTPQPWN; encoded by the coding sequence ATGACGCAATCAGCTAATGACTCGGCAACCAATGCCGCATTTTATCAACTGGATCCCGATACTCTGCTGGATGCTTTAGAGAGTATTGGCGTCATGGCAGAAGCAGCGCTATTACCGTTAAACAGCTATGAAAACCGGGTCTATCAATGCCGTACGGAAGATGGTGAAAAATTTGTGGTAAAGTTCTATCGTCCACAGCGCTGGAGTGAGCAACAGATCCTTGAAGAACATCAGTTTAGTCTCGAGCTGGCTGACGACGATATCCCTGTGGTGGCTCCCTCTCTCATCAATGGAACAACGCTACATCGTTATCACGGCTTTCGGTTTGCTATTTTCGCTAATCGGGGTGGTCGAACACCAAATTTAGACGACTTCGATACCTTAACTTGGCTTGGTCGATTTATCGCGCGTATTCACACCCGTGGCAGTGCACAGCCTTACCAACATCGACTGAGCATTTCAGTGGACAGTTACTGCCGCGAGCCCTATCAATTTTTGGTCGATCAACAATTCATTCCTGACAGTCTTAAGGTTTCAATGGACAGTGTATGTCAGCCCTTGATCGATCTTTGCGAGCAACGTATGAGCTGCTGGTCAGATATCGAGTGGTTACGTATTCATGGTGATTGCCATCCTTCGAATGTCATGTGGACACCTGATGGTCCACATTTTGTCGATTTAGATGACTCGAGAATGGGGCCTGCGGTACAAGACCTATGGATGCTCATTACCGGCGATGAAGAAACTCGAACTCAACAGCGCAATGCCTTGCTCGACGGCTATGAAGAGTTTCGAGAGTTCGACGACCGTGAACTCCATTTAATTGAACCCCTGCGCGCCTTACGCATGATTCATTACATGGGATGGTTGGCCAATCGCTGGGATGATCCAAGTTTTAAACACAACTTTCCTTGGTTCAACACTCAGCGCTACTGGGAAGATCAGCTGCTTAACCTAAAAGAGCAACTAGGAACTCTACAAAATGAGCCAACGCCACAACCTTGGAATTAA
- a CDS encoding CDGSH iron-sulfur domain-containing protein codes for MVDPVRASDGPFAVEVEEGKSYFWCACGKSSRQPFCDGSHKDTGITPVKFVAEASRKVFFCGCKSSKKQPMCDGSHNQS; via the coding sequence ATGGTGGATCCAGTCAGAGCAAGTGATGGCCCGTTTGCAGTAGAAGTTGAAGAGGGAAAAAGTTATTTTTGGTGTGCTTGCGGAAAAAGCAGCCGACAACCATTTTGTGATGGCTCACATAAAGACACCGGAATTACCCCGGTGAAGTTTGTTGCTGAAGCCAGCCGCAAAGTCTTTTTTTGTGGTTGTAAGTCGTCAAAAAAGCAGCCCATGTGTGATGGTTCTCATAATCAATCTTAA
- a CDS encoding ammonium transporter — protein sequence MNELKYALDTFYFLVSGALVMWMAAGFAMLEAGLVRSKNTTEILAKNVALFAIACTMYLLFGYAIMYSSPEGGIMPNFGALLGLENSADDVAAGKANHSLYSDFFFQVVFVATAMSIVSGAVAERMKLTAFLVFCIVLTGFIYPVEGYWKWGSGFLHKMGFQDFAGSAVVHMAGAAAALAGVILLGPRRGKYDAKGNAKGIPGANLPMATLGTFILWLGWFGFNGGSQLLLSDVENANAVARIFVNTNAAATGGVIAVFIYTKILYKKADLTLILNGALAGLVAITAEPLTPTPEIATLIGAAGGVIASVSVSLLDKVKIDDPVGAISVHGTVGIFGVLAVPLTNDGEGVSFWTQLIGLAVIFAWVFITSFIVWFLLKITMGIRVTEEEEYVGLDVVDCGLEAYPEFAPSNASSGQ from the coding sequence ATGAATGAATTAAAGTATGCGTTAGACACCTTTTATTTTCTGGTATCAGGTGCCTTAGTTATGTGGATGGCTGCTGGCTTTGCAATGCTCGAGGCTGGGTTGGTTCGATCAAAGAATACCACTGAAATTTTAGCGAAGAATGTGGCGCTGTTTGCTATCGCTTGTACGATGTATTTGTTATTCGGATACGCGATTATGTACTCAAGTCCTGAAGGTGGAATCATGCCGAATTTCGGCGCTTTGCTTGGGTTAGAAAACAGTGCTGACGATGTCGCGGCGGGTAAAGCGAACCACTCGTTATACTCTGACTTTTTCTTCCAAGTTGTGTTTGTCGCGACGGCAATGTCCATTGTTTCTGGTGCCGTTGCTGAGCGCATGAAATTAACGGCTTTTCTGGTGTTTTGTATTGTTCTGACGGGTTTTATTTATCCGGTTGAAGGTTACTGGAAATGGGGAAGCGGTTTTCTACATAAAATGGGCTTCCAAGATTTTGCCGGCTCTGCGGTGGTGCATATGGCTGGCGCAGCAGCGGCGTTGGCGGGTGTCATTTTACTTGGCCCGCGTCGCGGAAAATACGACGCTAAAGGAAATGCGAAAGGTATTCCAGGAGCGAACTTGCCAATGGCGACCTTAGGTACCTTTATTCTTTGGCTCGGATGGTTTGGCTTCAATGGTGGATCGCAACTTCTTTTATCGGACGTTGAAAATGCAAATGCGGTTGCTCGAATATTTGTTAATACCAATGCCGCTGCCACCGGTGGAGTTATTGCGGTATTTATTTACACAAAAATCTTATACAAAAAGGCCGATCTAACGCTGATATTAAATGGTGCACTTGCAGGATTAGTGGCGATTACGGCAGAGCCTCTAACGCCAACGCCAGAAATCGCGACTTTGATTGGTGCAGCTGGTGGTGTGATTGCAAGCGTATCTGTCTCGTTGCTTGATAAAGTAAAAATCGATGACCCGGTTGGAGCCATATCGGTTCACGGAACCGTTGGGATCTTTGGTGTACTGGCGGTGCCTTTAACCAATGACGGTGAAGGAGTCAGTTTTTGGACTCAGTTAATTGGTTTGGCGGTGATTTTCGCTTGGGTGTTTATCACGTCATTTATCGTTTGGTTCCTACTTAAGATCACCATGGGCATTCGAGTGACTGAAGAAGAAGAGTATGTTGGTTTAGATGTGGTGGACTGTGGATTAGAAGCCTACCCTGAGTTTGCTCCCAGTAATGCTTCTAGTGGACAGTAA
- a CDS encoding P-II family nitrogen regulator, translated as MKLVAAIVKPFKLDSVRIALNDAGISGLTVTEVKGFGRQRGHTELYRGAEYTVDFLPKVKIEVAVPDDKVDEIVEAILEHSKTGKIGDGKVFVYNLENVVRIRTGEVGEEAI; from the coding sequence ATGAAACTAGTGGCGGCAATCGTTAAGCCGTTCAAGCTCGATAGTGTCCGTATCGCTTTAAACGATGCGGGTATATCGGGTTTAACGGTAACCGAAGTGAAAGGATTTGGTCGTCAACGCGGGCATACCGAGTTGTACCGTGGCGCGGAGTACACCGTTGATTTTTTACCTAAAGTAAAAATCGAAGTTGCAGTACCCGATGACAAAGTCGATGAGATCGTTGAAGCAATCTTAGAGCACTCCAAAACCGGCAAAATAGGCGACGGCAAAGTCTTTGTTTATAACTTAGAAAATGTCGTGAGAATAAGAACTGGAGAAGTCGGCGAAGAAGCGATTTAG
- a CDS encoding sugar nucleotide-binding protein, whose amino-acid sequence MAKVLLAGFGKLARALAPVLIEQGHHVIGLARSNITVSGVASIQWDLAEPPQSFLDSERATELSHLDYVVVTLSPDEISDDAYRRAYVDATSNLLAILQAQELSPKIIYVSSTRVYAHNDGEWVDESSPTLPTTSKGQSLLEAEQLIRQQSSDNIVVRFSGIYGSERNYFKKRVEAGIKIQKRPAQFSNRIHQEDCIGVLNFLIAQFEKGARLDPLLLASDDDPAPLLEVANHIAQNFNYPKPTIIINDGDLAPVGKRCRNDKLKSLGYRFRYPSFRDGYQA is encoded by the coding sequence ATGGCGAAAGTTCTACTAGCAGGATTTGGTAAATTAGCGCGTGCACTGGCGCCGGTGTTAATTGAGCAAGGCCATCATGTTATTGGATTAGCACGCAGCAACATTACCGTCTCTGGTGTCGCTAGCATTCAATGGGATTTAGCAGAGCCACCACAAAGCTTCCTAGACTCAGAAAGGGCAACCGAACTCTCTCATTTAGATTATGTTGTGGTCACCCTATCACCGGATGAAATATCTGATGATGCATATCGACGTGCCTATGTCGATGCGACAAGCAATCTGTTAGCTATTTTACAAGCGCAAGAATTATCCCCGAAAATTATTTATGTCTCTTCGACCCGCGTCTATGCTCATAATGACGGTGAATGGGTTGATGAGTCATCACCTACCTTACCGACGACAAGCAAAGGTCAAAGTTTGTTAGAGGCTGAGCAACTGATACGTCAACAAAGCAGCGACAATATTGTGGTTCGTTTTTCCGGTATTTACGGTAGCGAGCGTAACTACTTTAAAAAACGCGTCGAAGCAGGCATTAAAATTCAAAAACGACCCGCTCAATTCAGCAATCGCATTCACCAAGAAGACTGTATTGGTGTACTCAATTTTCTAATCGCTCAATTTGAGAAAGGTGCTAGGTTGGATCCTTTGTTACTGGCCAGTGACGATGATCCGGCGCCCTTATTGGAGGTTGCTAATCATATTGCGCAAAACTTCAATTACCCAAAGCCAACAATCATCATTAACGATGGCGACTTGGCTCCGGTGGGAAAACGTTGTCGCAACGATAAACTGAAGTCTCTCGGATATCGCTTTCGATACCCGAGTTTTCGCGATGGCTACCAGGCGTAA
- a CDS encoding SMI1/KNR4 family protein, with translation MNDIVDDLRSRNEDRFGSVSLPDLDLLVEIEEQILIPLPVEFKEYLLSLSDVVYGSLEPVTVSDPQLHTYLPEVAATAWDLGLPRYLIPVCEYRGGYFAVTQEGEVQYWLDGEIAEQEWESLWQWIEQVWLNGDRPD, from the coding sequence ATGAATGATATTGTCGATGATTTGCGCAGTCGCAATGAAGATCGATTTGGCTCAGTCAGTTTGCCCGATCTAGATCTATTGGTTGAGATTGAAGAGCAAATTCTGATTCCGCTTCCAGTCGAATTCAAAGAGTATTTACTGTCGCTGAGTGATGTGGTTTATGGAAGCCTTGAACCGGTGACAGTGAGTGATCCGCAGCTTCATACTTATCTGCCTGAGGTTGCTGCAACCGCTTGGGATCTAGGTTTACCTCGCTATTTAATACCCGTCTGTGAATATCGAGGCGGCTACTTTGCCGTGACTCAAGAAGGAGAAGTTCAGTATTGGCTCGATGGCGAAATTGCTGAACAAGAGTGGGAATCTCTTTGGCAATGGATCGAGCAAGTGTGGCTCAATGGAGATAGGCCGGATTAG
- a CDS encoding GNAT family N-acetyltransferase yields the protein MALFESLTLLREQLTELGFRLPILVIDERCAEGQPLDLSQLLTELEPVLSIFDANARGLLVTPNVIDNADQYFESKLTLESPKEAFSLLGKEYDFVILDGRESLRANLLAAVAGMVTAGGFLMLIAPPSGMWSQLTQREEHRLFGQSLQTGSHFMRRVESFCGRPEVLKLMLAKSGIQESAALTEIKRSQLLLQQLTDAFKAKGQSHSPTSRNVINQPSQADAVAAVAQVFRGHAKRHLVLTADRGRGKSSAMGLAAAELISDTGKRLVVTGPSRASVAQVESWFQKTATSQWHSHLCFYPVDEVVKRLRSGSLTVAGKPADGILIDEAAAIPTSMLAQLLERSNRLVFATTIHGYEGNGRGFKLRFLPHLKQAAPQSRLLHLEQPIRWHAGDILESWIDELLMLRSHAITSTSGDVLGSESLAKVEAACLEANDSSAAAEEINHTSQRESQELCWFKPGETLPDNLLHSAFALLVDSHYQTTPDDLRQLMDHPSRHCFCILGANNQVQAVAVVLQEGALEPSLIQGIINGQRRVRGHLVAQSLAFHCQQRALAEAASWRIQRIAVLEERRRQGLGSQLIESICDHASQLHQAFVSTSFAMSIDVFKFWSRAQFTAARVGLKKDKVSGCHSLIMLRSVQRVSAIDQVVSEFYSHTQLLLRRQLRGLSAMECVFLLHRRGNDDSVISTECLDTSAVKPEVGHNQTLQKLVDWQRLEQFSQGVLGSAEVVSDIEGLLTRTLLKKQLSGPQRHALSLLIAYYWQVKSLEELAVEFGVNGQKSLTEQLQKAVSELTQECASNE from the coding sequence TTAACTCTTGAGTCGCCCAAAGAGGCTTTTTCGTTATTGGGTAAAGAGTACGACTTTGTGATTCTCGATGGGCGAGAGTCGCTCCGAGCGAATCTACTTGCAGCCGTTGCCGGAATGGTCACTGCCGGCGGCTTTTTGATGTTGATAGCGCCACCCTCTGGCATGTGGAGTCAGTTGACTCAACGAGAAGAACATCGTCTTTTTGGCCAATCTTTGCAGACAGGCAGTCATTTCATGCGACGTGTCGAATCCTTTTGTGGTCGGCCTGAGGTGTTAAAGTTGATGCTGGCAAAGAGTGGGATACAAGAGAGTGCCGCGTTAACGGAAATTAAGCGCTCACAGTTATTACTGCAACAATTGACCGATGCTTTTAAGGCGAAAGGACAGTCTCATAGCCCGACCTCGCGAAACGTCATTAATCAGCCATCTCAAGCAGATGCCGTAGCGGCGGTCGCTCAGGTTTTTCGCGGACATGCGAAGCGTCATCTGGTATTAACCGCTGATCGAGGACGAGGAAAAAGCTCGGCAATGGGGTTGGCGGCTGCCGAGCTAATTTCGGATACCGGAAAACGACTGGTCGTAACAGGGCCGAGTCGTGCTAGTGTTGCACAAGTAGAGTCTTGGTTTCAGAAAACGGCGACATCGCAATGGCATTCGCATCTGTGTTTCTATCCCGTCGATGAGGTTGTGAAGCGTTTGCGGTCAGGAAGTTTAACCGTTGCTGGAAAGCCGGCCGACGGAATCTTAATTGATGAAGCGGCGGCGATACCGACCTCAATGCTTGCGCAGTTGCTCGAGCGGAGCAATCGACTGGTATTTGCAACCACCATTCATGGTTATGAGGGCAATGGCCGAGGATTTAAACTGCGTTTTTTACCTCACCTCAAACAAGCAGCACCGCAAAGCCGGTTACTTCATCTAGAGCAACCGATACGCTGGCACGCAGGAGATATTTTAGAGTCTTGGATCGATGAATTATTAATGCTGCGAAGCCATGCCATAACCTCGACCAGTGGTGATGTTTTGGGTTCTGAATCTTTGGCTAAAGTTGAGGCAGCATGTCTCGAGGCTAATGATAGCTCCGCGGCAGCAGAAGAAATTAACCATACTTCGCAACGAGAGTCGCAAGAACTATGCTGGTTTAAGCCAGGCGAAACGCTTCCAGACAACTTACTCCATTCGGCTTTTGCATTATTGGTCGACTCACATTACCAAACAACGCCCGATGATTTACGTCAATTAATGGATCATCCATCGCGGCACTGCTTTTGTATTCTTGGAGCCAACAATCAGGTACAAGCGGTTGCGGTGGTTTTACAAGAAGGCGCTTTGGAGCCTTCATTGATTCAAGGAATCATTAATGGACAACGGAGAGTGCGCGGACATTTGGTCGCTCAGTCTTTGGCCTTTCATTGCCAGCAGAGAGCGCTAGCGGAAGCGGCGAGCTGGCGAATTCAACGCATCGCAGTATTAGAAGAGCGTCGACGACAAGGCTTAGGTTCACAGCTTATTGAATCCATTTGTGATCACGCCTCGCAATTGCATCAAGCGTTTGTCAGCACCAGTTTTGCAATGTCTATCGATGTGTTTAAGTTCTGGAGCCGAGCCCAATTTACTGCCGCTCGTGTCGGCCTGAAAAAAGATAAAGTCAGTGGGTGTCACAGCTTAATTATGCTGCGCTCAGTGCAAAGGGTTAGTGCGATCGATCAAGTCGTATCTGAGTTTTATTCACATACGCAGCTATTATTGCGGCGACAGCTGCGAGGTTTATCTGCGATGGAGTGTGTTTTTCTATTACATCGACGAGGGAACGATGACTCAGTGATTTCTACAGAGTGCCTCGATACGAGTGCTGTAAAACCTGAAGTAGGGCATAACCAAACACTGCAAAAGCTCGTTGATTGGCAACGTTTAGAGCAGTTTAGCCAAGGAGTGTTAGGGAGTGCTGAAGTGGTCAGCGATATTGAAGGGTTACTCACTCGAACACTTCTAAAAAAGCAATTAAGTGGTCCTCAACGTCACGCGCTATCGCTATTGATCGCTTATTATTGGCAAGTGAAGTCTTTGGAAGAACTAGCAGTAGAATTTGGCGTAAATGGTCAAAAGTCGTTAACTGAACAATTACAGAAAGCCGTCAGTGAACTGACGCAGGAGTGTGCTAGTAATGAATGA